Below is a window of Pirellulales bacterium DNA.
TTCATTGATGGGCGTGAGCAAAGGCAGCCCTGCGGAAAAGGCTGGCCTGGTGAGCGGCGACATTATCATCGGCCTAGGCGACAGCCGCATTGGCAATTTGGAAGACTTCGACAGCGCACTTCGAAAGTTCAAAGGCGGCGACAAGGTGGCCGTCACCGTGAAACGTGGAACGGAAGAGAAAAAGCTGAATGCGACGCTCGATCCGCCGCGGTAGCGATAGTTCTTCTTGGCCACAGCGTACCGCGGTTGCTGACGACGTCGGAAATTCGTCGTTCACTTGCGGTTTATCCCGCTCAGCCGGTGCTACTTTGGCCTGGCAAATGCTACGAGCTTGATTCCAGCGCCAGGCCCAGCGCGGCCAGCCGACGGGCAGTGGTGTCGTAGTTGACATGTTGGATGCCGACAATACCCAACGTCGTCGCAACTTCGACCAGCATCGCCCGATCATCGATGTAGGCGACCTGCTGCGGTTCCAACATCGCGACGTCCAGGGCGAGTTTGTAAATATCGGTGTCGGGTTTTCGCAAGTGCACAAAACTGGAAACGATGAAGAAGTCGACAAACGAATCGAGCTTGAATCGAGCAACGCGATTGCACATCAGTTCGCGGCCTTCGTTGCTAACGACCGCGATTTTCAAGTCGTGCTTCGCCTTCAGCGCGGCGAATAGCTCGATCATTCCTGGCAGCGGCTTTGCCTGATCGTAGACGAACTGCTTGAATTCATCCCGCGTGAAATCGCGCGGGCAATAAAACACAATGCGGTCGAGAAAGGTGTCAAAGGTGATTTTGCCGACTTCATAGGTGTCGAACGTCAAATGATGCCGGTTCTCGAGTTCGTTGAAATCGAGCTTGAATCGCTCGGCGGTGGCTCGGCGAACACGGCTGTCCCAGCCGTTGGTGAGCAGTACGCCTCCGACATCGAGAAACAGGGCGCGGATGGCAGTTGGCATTGAAGGCATTTAGTTGAGTGGTTGTGGGCGCTCGATGATGCAATACAGCGTGCTGCCGGTGCGAATCAGCAGTTTGCCATCGACCACGGCGGCGCCATATTGCTTCACGCCGCCGAAATAGGTTGCGAGTTGCTTGTTTTCTACTTTTTCAGTCTCAATCTTGTTGACCGGATCCACTTGTACCTGGTCGGGATCCCAAAGCTGATTTTCCGCGAGCATTTGAAATTTTGGACCGGCGGCAATCACGGTTGTCAAGCCGCTCTTGCCGAATAGATAAACGCGCTCGCCAATGCCGATGGGCGTTGCCCAACAACCTTGCTTGGTGCGCTCGGCGAATATCTGCTTGCCCGTTTCAACGTCGAAGCCATAAACTACGCCGCTGGGATTGATCCAATACGCAATCCCGCGATGGGCGATCGGCGAACTGTACGATGGATAGCACTTTTCGTTTCGCCACAAGA
It encodes the following:
- a CDS encoding HAD family phosphatase translates to MPTAIRALFLDVGGVLLTNGWDSRVRRATAERFKLDFNELENRHHLTFDTYEVGKITFDTFLDRIVFYCPRDFTRDEFKQFVYDQAKPLPGMIELFAALKAKHDLKIAVVSNEGRELMCNRVARFKLDSFVDFFIVSSFVHLRKPDTDIYKLALDVAMLEPQQVAYIDDRAMLVEVATTLGIVGIQHVNYDTTARRLAALGLALESSS